The nucleotide window tggaatttgaacttgaatcatccagcgctcttcttcaggtaatgtggcgttgtaggttccggtgaagcttggtactcctatgttcaggtatctagtgacttccttcaagtgacgtccgaAGGGTGtttcttcatccggttgcatgaacttgttccttgcatccgccatcctaaaagagtagaaaagatgagaggtcagaaggaGAAGAGtaagtagtgatctagggctttagcttagtggtcgtgtcctacagtcagagtgtgctctgataccatcttgtagcgaccagacctcaaacggtccaatctctgtgctccggtgtcatccctggatcagtaatgctgacaccacacaatacttgaaggatttataacagagtagcaatcacacacttattacatcgagtgtctcaaaagagaacttattacaataaatatggcttaaggccatctaataacgataacagcggaaggcttggaagataagtgagtccatcaactccaatggcatcactgagtatagaaccacgacctaaaggcaccttaatcgtcgtctgaaaagtctgcaacattaacgttgcagcccgaaacgggtcaacacatggaatatgctggcaatgtaacacatagagagcaatggaaaaataagactatactacatgcatatctggtggaaagctctatggttacagttttgcgtaaagccaatttttccctactgcaaaggaataaattttatttaactatcatggtggttgttaaacattgagaatggttgacagcattctcaatcccatttaagcatcatcattaaaaacccaacaattaactttagagtaacatgatgagattcacatgataatccaggtattagatactcaagatgtccataaccggggacatggctaaccatgattagtttatacactctgcagaggtttgcgcacttttccccacaagactcgatctcctccgttggttttctcgcactgcatggtgtttgagaaatcgatgaccgagacatagtctttcagaagcgctagcaccctgcgaacgggtagaccgtaccaatctacatcccctacatctgctagtctaccactgtaagagttcgcacgacttagtcaactatgctagagcccatagtagcttgtggctgcacatggaagtttctagtatgaataatctcatgatccctttgagcctaggtggcggtccaaaagaaaaataggcaatcactggaatacccgggtgcctcaatccacccagatgtgtgtttaggttgccaccttaaataaaccattaattaacaatctcacatctgtcatggatacactcacccaatccacgtctactagcatagcatagcaataataagcaaacgtacagtaactcccaaaggtttgataataaacaggtaataggttctacctcaactactccccaaacccacaatttaattagatcctaatcatgcaatgtgtgaggattgatctaatgcaataaaactgggtagtaggaggtatgatcaaggtgttacttgccttgctgatgatccgggaaacctagcgattcgaagtagcaagcagcgcactccaggtactctatcgcaaacaaacaaacaaaccacaataagtactcaactaatgcacaggtaaaactcgaacaaaagatctaaccagaaagtttaacttaagaactccggtttgcaaaaagaatcaaaacgaacgaagcaacgaaagacaaacggcaaaagaaacaagcttcgtttactattctagatctaaggcaatttttatagtggcaaaaacttgtttgagttggttaaacggaaagagggtttcgagacgaaactccggacgcttgaatcgcctgattccgataaacgagcgaaaagataaactagaacgaataTCGAATCagagatcgcgatcagaaaaaccacggatttaatccgagaaaaagaaaaacgacgaacaattaactaacgaacgttcgttaacagaaactaaatgaaaaacgcgttcgttaaaacgaacggatGAACAggcgctcgctaaataaataaaccggaaaaaaaccTATCTATTTATTTAAAAACAGaaactagggttttcaaaaaaaacgAATCGGTTTTTTTCTCAAAAACCGGCCGACGgctacctcggcggcggcggggctccggcAGGGCAGCgggtggcgcgaggcggcggctccgggcggcgcggggcggcaagcggcgcggcggcggctccgggcggcgcggcagcggcaggcggcgtgcggcggcggcggcggcgcaggcagcggcggcggcggtgtagggTTGCAAGGGGGTGGCGGCGGTTATAAAGGGGGCGGGGAGGTCGACTTGGGGGAGgggtcggcctcgggaggcgtgtcctccccggacacggcggcggcggcgatcgggactccggtcccgatccggctggaggcggcggcggctggctgggccggcctgcttggctgggcccttggcccagtcgacCGCGGGTTCTTTTTTAAAACAATTTCGCTGCGTCTAAAAaaatctagaaaaataaataaaaatctaaaaatgccaaaataaattttctccatctaaataaaatatttagaacgggatgaacatttttttggctCTAAAAGCagtttttgaaaacgtgcaatttttcctaaattcaaataaaatagcgaataaaaccaaaataaatcttatttgatttttttattaaatcctcaatatttctttattttgggaaagtcattttattccctgtctcatattttgataacaaaaataaataaatataaaataaataaaatcaaatgatccctatttcaaaatttgagaaaactcaaatatgaaaataatgaaatcccaactctctccgagggtccttgagttgcgtagaatttctaggatccaccaaaagcaataaaatatgatgtgcaatgatgatctaatgtataacattccaaattgaaaatttgggatgttacactggataggagtagcgacagatgttgcctaaacggtggctttagtcttacttttgtacttcctccgttccaaattactcatcgtggttttagttcaaatttaaactatccaaattactcgtcgtggttttagttcagtaatttgaaacggaggaagtatgattttgtaaggtcttgtgtgaataattaataaagtggttgcatgcatcgtccagatgcagaggccggaaATCCTCCTCCATTTCTAAAAATCTTGGGGTCTTTATTAGCTACACGCTGGATTGGAAGTATCTTATTGGGATTTCAATGATTATAGCTTTATTATAAAAATAGTGATCACGGTGTATTACGGCAATACTCATGACTTGAGGGAATTTGCGGAGCAAGGGGCACATGGATGATATAGAAATGGGATTTTGCACAAGCTGTTTTCTTACCTAGATTCGGGCCCTATGTTTTGTTTATCAAGCCTTGTACAATGATATTCCAATTAGGAGAGAGGGGTCTAATGCTGATTTTCGCCTAACCTCTCAGTTGGACGCCATAGAGAACATATGGGCATCAGTAATGATAGCCCAGTTGAGTGCCAGCAAGACACCATGGAGAACATATGGCATTCAGGAGACAAGATGCCCCGAAGGTCCCCCATGGCTGTGCAATGAATCAATCGGCAAGCTCCGACCACTGACAAAGCCGCCAGCGATCAGAATGACCAAATCAATCGGGGAGCAACCAGGTCAGAGAAGAggcaaggtgggcgccaactacgTCGACGCCTGACACCCCTACCAATGACGGGTGGCCCGACCGCATCTGCGCTACCCATCCTCCCACTATCTCTCCAAACGTCACCTCTGACCCCCAACGAGGGCTCCTAGCCTGGATCTGCACCTGGCCTAAACCAGCCACCCGCTCTACGGCATGAGGAGCCGGACCGGCCACCATCAGCAACCATGGGAGAGATCTAGGAGCATCCACAAAAACTGCACGTAAATGAGCCGACGCCGGAGACCACCCAACCGCCTATGTGCCATGGCCCGCACACCACCCTGAGCCGCCGCCACGCCGACACAGCACACCGCCGCCGTGAACCGATCCAGGCCACCACCATTGGTCTGTTTTGCCCACTttatccaccccccccccccccctatcaAAATGATCAAAAAGGCATTTTAAATGCTTCTTATTCTCGTGTGTGATCTTATCCATCTCTGCCCCGCTTCCATGTGGGCAGAGGCCCTgtaaagaatgaagaggagccaAGGATCTTATTCTCAAGAATGCTTTGATAGGCTCCAATCTCTCCCTTGAATAAGCCAGGCTCCGTTAGCCTGGGCTGAGATGGAGATAACGAGTCGACGATTGAAGCCCCCAACGTTCTGCCAGACACTGGACAGGGGTAAGCTCTGTAAATGTGTAGAGCCAAGTGTAGTGTCGTGTAGTAGTAGGCACTTCTAGGCCCCTTCCCACCAATGCCATGGCAACCCAAATCCACTGAGGGACCACCTCACCACTAGCAGCCGCTGGCCGCATGATGCCGCGGTTCACTCCTAGCGCCCCGACCACTCCAGGTCGTGGCCAGCCCCTGCGTCGCCTGCCATGGGAGAGCCGCTATATCCAGAAACCTGAGGTGGGCCCCTGCCGCCGCCAGGCCCGCGCCGCCTCTGCCACGACGGCTGCACCCAACTGGCCACACCGCGCGGCCCTCCACGCCGAGGGGCAGTAGCCACCAGTGTCGTCATGCCCCACGCAGTGCCGCGTCTCCGAACAACGAGGTCGTCCCGCGCCGGCCACCACCGCTCGGAGGAGAGGACGTCCCGCCTGCGGCGGCGAGGAGAATGGAGGAGGGGAGGGAGCTAGGgacggcggctagggtttcccccgTCGCTCGCGGGAGCGACACAGGGAgagggggggtggggggggggggggggggggggggggggggggggcggcagGAAACCAGAATATTAAGTTTCTCTAAAAATATTTCACAGTGCAGTCTAAAGTCATTATACAGAATGGGATTTTACAGAACCTGTAAGAGTTGCTCTTACAAGCCTGGAAAGTTGTGTGCATCCTCACCATATTTGTGTATCTATTTGGAATCCAAAAACAAAAAATACATCCATATTTACACTGGCAAAAATGGAAGGACAAAAGAAGAGTTGGCTCTGGAAAAAAATTGGCCAGATTGCCTGCGAGATCTTGTCTGTTGGCTTTCAGTTCCTACTATCGTTGTTGGAAGCTCAACTTCTTGAGGCAGAGAGCATACATGAACGCGAAGAACACTGCAAAGAGCACAAGCACCGGTGCAACGACCGCCATGAAGCTCCTGTGGTATCCAAAATGATGAGTTATGTAGTAACTGATTGTCTGGTTTGATTGGCCTGGGACGGAGATGGTCTCTTCCAGGTCTCCATATTGTGTCGCTATGAGCCCATAAACTGTCCATGCCAATGGGCAAATCCAGTAGTACCAGATCCACCATTTGGGGATTTTCTGGACAAAGCAAGAGCAAACTAAGTAATTGGTCTTACGAAAGAGAAGGAACTGCAGCAACATTCTAATCAAGAAACAGAACTCACCGGTCTCGGGATGAAGAATCCAGAAAAAAGGTTGAATAGGGAATAGAAAGCTGCAGCGAAGATGGCTGCAACCTCATGGTTTGGTGAGATTGAGACAGTCATCATCCCATAGTAGGTGAAGTAGAGGAAGGAAAAGTAGGAGACGAAGAAGAACCAGAAGAACTTGGTAACTGTCCACTGGAAGCCCATCATGGCATATACGATGAGGGTGTAATACGAGGCTTGGACGAAGACATAAGGTATCTCCATGACAACCTGAAGCAACACACAAGGCTTGAGATACCCGAAGAAGCCAATGACAACCTTGCTATTTTAGCTACCACCGTGGTCGATTATAGCTTTTCAGTTTTACTATTTTCTTACCTGAGCAATTGCATATGGCATTGCAGAGTACATCCCAGCAGCCCTCTCCCGGTAGAAAACTGTTCTCTCGATTGAAACAATTGGCTGAACGCTTGAACAGTTGTTGATGCCGACGAACATCACTGCTGTGTACATTGCTCCAATGACCATTCTAAGAGTATTGGCATCTCCCCTGCATCATAAGGCACCGAAAATTCAGATGCTGATACATTAGGTCTAAGGAGTCAAGGATGAAGATAAGTACAGTAATTACATATTGGTGCCAATCTTCCAAAAGATGGAGCCAAGCAGCAAGGCTGTGAACAAAGTGAAGAAAAATCTGACAAGGTTGTAATCTGGGCTGCGCCAATAGGTCAGCCAATGCTTCCAGAGGCAGACTTTGAACTGCCCTATAATTGATTGAGAATATTCTGTAGGAAAATACAGATCTGATGTTCCTGGTTCTGGTTGACTTAGCTGGTTGACCAATGATTTGTTTTGCCTGGAAATACAGCCGGTGTATTCCGTGAGAATTTTGTTACATAAAGTTCTATGCTGATTATAAACTTTGAGAAAAACACTAGAGGTCCATGCGACAAAAAACATGTTTTGCTTACTTGTACAGATCTGAAGTCTTGTAGTAGTCAGCAAAATCCATATTAAGGCGTACTTCTGCAGCAACTGAACTGACCTCAAGCATCCATGTTGCAGGATTGTACTTATCTTTGATTTTAGGCACTCTAGGAATTGCCTGGTAGCATTGAACATAAGATTAGACATAAAAAAAAACTGATTGTAACTATTTATACGGTATCTCCAACTGAAAAAAAATCGTCATCGTGTAAAACTATCCGTACCTCAAAGTATTCGACCATTTCCTGTGAGTTGCGACCTAGTATCCCAGAGTATATCACCTGGCCTCCTCTTTTCAGTAATAGCAACTGCAGAAAGGATCGTGAGTTATCGCTTAGTCGCAGAAAAGTTGGAACTATCATTTAGAACTATTTTTCTATGTACAGTAGTCACCTCATCAAAAGCTTCAAAGATGTCAATGCTTGGTTGGTGGATTGTGCAAACCACAGTCCGTCCCGTGTCAACCGTGTTCCTCACTGTTCTCATAACAATTGCTGCTGCTCTTGCATCAAGACCTGATGTTGGTTCATCCATGAAGATGATCGATGGATTTGCGACAAGCTCCACAGCTATTGTTAACCTCTTTCTTTGCTCTGTTGAAAGCCCTGAAATTCCTGGCAGGCCGACTAAAGCGTCCTTCAGATTGTCAAGCTCCACTAACTCCATAACTTCATCAACAAATTGCTGAAACCATTGAAACATGTAAGATACGAGCTCGATAAGGTAAACGAAAATTTCCAAGTTACATGAACATTTCTTGACATGTTTATCAAATCTTAAACATCTAATTAATTTACACCAAGATCCAAGAGGTATACACTGATTATAACAAGCAAATGAAACTTCTTAATTCACCTCGTTGAAGTAGCAAAATGACTTGATATTCCAATAAAAGTTGAGAAACAACTAAAGATATAGCATTCCGAGAGGCAAAAAGACATGACTTACTATCTTGATATCATCGGTGATATCTTGATCTCCGATCTTTTCAGGAAGACGCAAGAAGGCGGAGTATATAAGAGATTCTCTAATCGTGACCTGAGGTGAATGGACATCATTTTGCTCACAATAACCAGAAATCCTTGCAAATGTTGCTTGGTTTTTTGGATAACCAGAAATTGCGATATCTCCTTCAATATAACCACCAGTCTTTCTGCCAGCTAAAACATCCATAAGAGTCGTCTTTCCAGCTCCACTGACTCCCATGAGCGCTGTTAGCACTCCTGGTCTAAATGATCCAGTAACCTCACGTAACAATTGGAGCCTATTATCCGCCACTGCTTGTTGTTTCATTTCCTATATAGATAAAAAAGTGCTCATAAATATTACAGATTttaaattgaggaggaagttaaGATAATAACGTGACAACATTGAAGGAAAACAATTCTGGAAAAAATTGTGCATAGGTGTGCTCACTGCAGGCATGTCGACATAGTAGTTCACATCCTCAAAACACATGGATAGAGGGGAGAATGGAAGAACCATTCCTCTTCTTGGAGCAGATTCATTTCTGCCAACGGACTTGACTCGTGAAATCGCATTTGATGAACTATTGCCCAGCCGAGTCATAAGTCTCATCTCTCCCATTTCCTCTGAAATAGTTACAGATTTATTCATCAATTTTAGAAATTTTTACTTATCCTGTCATATTTACATATGACTTCAGTCAGAATTGCTTACCATTACTGGAACCATCCTTCGATTTCATCCTGACATTTCTCCTTGTACTGTCCTTGCTAACTGCCTCTCTTGGGAGGCCATTGCCTTCTGCTTCCTTTGCAGTTTCTTCAGATATAACAGCTTGTGGTTGGCCCAAGGCTAATAAGTAAAGAGTAACTGGGTCACATACTGATCAAAACTTTATTATCAGAATTCAGGAGGCACTTAGATTAATGTTCAAACACTTACGATTCAGATACGTAAGGGACATAGTGAAGAGCACATTGAAGCAGATTGTGAAACCTAACAGCCCTGCTGCTCCAATCCAGAACCAGTTTTTGTCAGTAAAGATGTTTGTGCCTTCTAGCATAGCTATACCTAGTCTTTTGGAAACACCATTCTTGTCCTATCAGCATTAACACAGCTTGTTAGAAAAGCATACACATCAATCAGTGAAAGATCAGTGCTGCAGTGAGCTAACCGTTACAAACTTGTCCATCCAACGAGAAGCATAGAATTCATTCACTACTAGAGCATTGTATCCATACACCAGCGGTGAAATCCAATAGCCCCAGATCCACCATTTTGGGATGAAGTCTGTTAACAATAGAGAGCAAAGGACTAATCAGCAAAGCTGCAGCACTGATCTGCAGAAGTCGGTGTGAAGTGAAAATGAACAAGATAAGTAATCGACCTTTTGGCAGAAGAAAGCCTCCAAGGGCaaagaagaagagaaggaacaGGGCTCCTCCGGTTTGAGCAATGATCATGGATCTGCATAGTGCAGCAATTGCTCTGAAAAGCCCAGCAGCCATCTGCTGGATCAAGAACACAAGTAGCAACTGCTTGAAGAACCTGCAGACAAAGATTGCAATTTAGCAGTCACAAAAGTGATAGTTCCTGATTCACCTAACGAAGTGTTGTCTCCTCGATACCTGTCAGCTTCTGGGGCAAATCCCATAGTGTAGTATGTGACAACCACCCAGACTGTGGATTCGATAATTGAAAATGGGATTGTGAGAACGACATTTGGTAGTGTGAATATCCAGGCAGGGTAGAAGAGGAGGTCCCGGTGCTTGTAGAACACAGGCAACCTTGTGATGGTCAAAGAGAGCTCAGCAAAACCATTGAACATGTTCACAACCAGAGTAAAAATCAGTGCTCCAATGTAGATAAAACCATCATCCAAATTCCTTGAGTGCATATGGGTCCTTAGAAATGTCGTTGATGCGATAAGCGCTACAATGATGAGCTTCAAAGTTCACCGACAAATAATGTCAAGTCCTCTGCATTGTGGATTTTAAGAAGTGGCGATATGGACAGGAAAATTATGCCCACCTGTATGGTCTTGAAGATGTAAAAAAACGAATTGCGCTTTATGAGGAGCCACTCCTTCTCAAAGGATACCTTGAGGAGCTCTCGAGTTGACACCGAGTGCTTGGAGAAGACAAGGGCAGCTTGATGGCTGCGGCTCTTGTCAAATGGCACCGAGAGATGGTTCTCGAGTTGTAGCCCAACTTGAAACCGCTTAAACCTCTGTGCAAATTCCAAGACTGAAATATATCGGTATGGCCTCTGCCTGTCAGCCCAGTACTGCTCCTGATCCTTCTTTGATGTGACCTGAGAATAAGACAGATACAACACTTCCATTTATATCATAACGTGGAACATTCATCCCTTCAAAAATAATAATTGACATGGTATTTTCAGGAACATAGTAATAACTAGGCTACTGCTTGACGTTACCTCCTGAAGAAAGTCTGCGGTGCCCTTGCGCTCTGGGCAGCAAAAGCCGCAGGACTCAAAGAATTCAAGGACATAATCACGGGGTCCCTGATAAACAATCTGGCCTTCTGACAGGAGGATGATATCATCGAAGAGTTCAAAGGTCTCAGGGGCTGGCTGGAGGAGGGACATGAGGATCGTGGCCTCGCCCAAGTGCACAATCTGCTGCAGACATTTGACAATTTGGAAGGTGGTGGAGCTGTCCAACCCAGTTGATATCTCATCCATGAATAGCACCTTTGTCGGACCGACAATCATTTCTCCTGCAAATGCGAATGAGCAAAATTATTTCAAAAACATGCATCCTGGCAATGTTCTGGAATTTCCCTAATTCATCAAGCAATTACTATTACTCTATTactataataataataataataatagtaattGTAAATAATTACAATTTTTCAAGGAACCTGGCAGGAGCTCTAGTTTTTTAATTAAGAAATTAATACAGTTCGATAACAGGCAATCTCATGCTGACACCAACAATTGACCCCTCAACACAAAATCCGCTTGAAATGATTTAAGATTGTTGCTTTCGCATTGGTCTACATTTCTGAGCTAAGAACAAGATGCTTTCCGGATTGTACTTTTGGCTTCAATTATGTGGAATGTATTTTCTTTTCTCGGAAAATTGGCAGAAGCGATGCCCTTTCATAAAGAATAAATACAACATGCAATTTGAAAACAAAATATGTAATGGGTCTGTCTTGTTTCTAGAAAAGCAGAACAGGCCGGAAAAACTAGTAATGCAAGAATGATCAGTTAGCAAGTGGCAACATATGTAAACTGCAACCTGCCCGTAATGTTAAATCCCCATGAACATTTTCGGCCATATGTTATTCCCAGCACTTTTGGTCAGTAAATTTTCATTACTTAGTAATTCTATGGCATAGGCTGCTGCTAAAGCCTAAAAGAACAGGCAAGAAGCTCTAGCATGTCAGCGTCGCGATTAGTTGATCTAGAAGTTGGATCTTGGCGGTCGTTCTTACGCTTCAAGAAACTGTATTGTCACCTAAACCACGTAGTCTAGAAAGACCAACATGTTTAGCAAACTCCTTTCAGGAGGGCCTTCCAATTCCCACCTAGATCCAAATTGATGTCCCTCTGCAC belongs to Triticum urartu cultivar G1812 chromosome 7, Tu2.1, whole genome shotgun sequence and includes:
- the LOC125523534 gene encoding ABC transporter G family member 42-like isoform X1; translated protein: MERVWDSGRRMSRSISRGMGAENWGVDEAFLHGGGGSRAGADDDEEALRWAAIERLPTYSRMRTAIFSAEAPAQGKGQQQQYKEVDVRRLDVSDRHEFIERVFRVADEDNQRFLQKLRDRIDRVGIELPTVEVRFKRLTVQAQCQVGSRALPTLLNTMRNIAEGVLGLLGMRLGRQTTLTILKDVSGTVRPSRMTLLLGPPSSGKTTLLLALAGKLDPSLRCNGEVAYNGYPLDKFVPQKTAAYISQTDVHVGVMTVKETLDFSARCQGVGTKYDLLTELARREKEAGIRPEPEVDLFMKGTSMEGVESSLQTDYTLRILGLDICEDTIVGDQMQRGISGGQKKRVTTGEMIVGPTKVLFMDEISTGLDSSTTFQIVKCLQQIVHLGEATILMSLLQPAPETFELFDDIILLSEGQIVYQGPRDYVLEFFESCGFCCPERKGTADFLQEVTSKKDQEQYWADRQRPYRYISVLEFAQRFKRFQVGLQLENHLSVPFDKSRSHQAALVFSKHSVSTRELLKVSFEKEWLLIKRNSFFYIFKTIQLIIVALIASTTFLRTHMHSRNLDDGFIYIGALIFTLVVNMFNGFAELSLTITRLPVFYKHRDLLFYPAWIFTLPNVVLTIPFSIIESTVWVVVTYYTMGFAPEADRFFKQLLLVFLIQQMAAGLFRAIAALCRSMIIAQTGGALFLLFFFALGGFLLPKDFIPKWWIWGYWISPLVYGYNALVVNEFYASRWMDKFVTDKNGVSKRLGIAMLEGTNIFTDKNWFWIGAAGLLGFTICFNVLFTMSLTYLNPLGQPQAVISEETAKEAEGNGLPREAVSKDSTRRNVRMKSKDGSSNEEMGEMRLMTRLGNSSSNAISRVKSVGRNESAPRRGMVLPFSPLSMCFEDVNYYVDMPAEMKQQAVADNRLQLLREVTGSFRPGVLTALMGVSGAGKTTLMDVLAGRKTGGYIEGDIAISGYPKNQATFARISGYCEQNDVHSPQVTIRESLIYSAFLRLPEKIGDQDITDDIKIQFVDEVMELVELDNLKDALVGLPGISGLSTEQRKRLTIAVELVANPSIIFMDEPTSGLDARAAAIVMRTVRNTVDTGRTVVCTIHQPSIDIFEAFDELLLLKRGGQVIYSGILGRNSQEMVEYFEAIPRVPKIKDKYNPATWMLEVSSVAAEVRLNMDFADYYKTSDLYKQNKSLVNQLSQPEPGTSDLYFPTEYSQSIIGQFKVCLWKHWLTYWRSPDYNLVRFFFTLFTALLLGSIFWKIGTNMGDANTLRMVIGAMYTAVMFVGINNCSSVQPIVSIERTVFYRERAAGMYSAMPYAIAQVVMEIPYVFVQASYYTLIVYAMMGFQWTVTKFFWFFFVSYFSFLYFTYYGMMTVSISPNHEVAAIFAAAFYSLFNLFSGFFIPRPKIPKWWIWYYWICPLAWTVYGLIATQYGDLEETISVPGQSNQTISYYITHHFGYHRSFMAVVAPVLVLFAVFFAFMYALCLKKLSFQQR
- the LOC125523534 gene encoding ABC transporter G family member 42-like isoform X2, coding for MPMACLLLCPAKTTAFPACRILGLDICEDTIVGDQMQRGISGGQKKRVTTGEMIVGPTKVLFMDEISTGLDSSTTFQIVKCLQQIVHLGEATILMSLLQPAPETFELFDDIILLSEGQIVYQGPRDYVLEFFESCGFCCPERKGTADFLQEVTSKKDQEQYWADRQRPYRYISVLEFAQRFKRFQVGLQLENHLSVPFDKSRSHQAALVFSKHSVSTRELLKVSFEKEWLLIKRNSFFYIFKTIQLIIVALIASTTFLRTHMHSRNLDDGFIYIGALIFTLVVNMFNGFAELSLTITRLPVFYKHRDLLFYPAWIFTLPNVVLTIPFSIIESTVWVVVTYYTMGFAPEADRFFKQLLLVFLIQQMAAGLFRAIAALCRSMIIAQTGGALFLLFFFALGGFLLPKDFIPKWWIWGYWISPLVYGYNALVVNEFYASRWMDKFVTDKNGVSKRLGIAMLEGTNIFTDKNWFWIGAAGLLGFTICFNVLFTMSLTYLNPLGQPQAVISEETAKEAEGNGLPREAVSKDSTRRNVRMKSKDGSSNEEMGEMRLMTRLGNSSSNAISRVKSVGRNESAPRRGMVLPFSPLSMCFEDVNYYVDMPAEMKQQAVADNRLQLLREVTGSFRPGVLTALMGVSGAGKTTLMDVLAGRKTGGYIEGDIAISGYPKNQATFARISGYCEQNDVHSPQVTIRESLIYSAFLRLPEKIGDQDITDDIKIQFVDEVMELVELDNLKDALVGLPGISGLSTEQRKRLTIAVELVANPSIIFMDEPTSGLDARAAAIVMRTVRNTVDTGRTVVCTIHQPSIDIFEAFDELLLLKRGGQVIYSGILGRNSQEMVEYFEAIPRVPKIKDKYNPATWMLEVSSVAAEVRLNMDFADYYKTSDLYKQNKSLVNQLSQPEPGTSDLYFPTEYSQSIIGQFKVCLWKHWLTYWRSPDYNLVRFFFTLFTALLLGSIFWKIGTNMGDANTLRMVIGAMYTAVMFVGINNCSSVQPIVSIERTVFYRERAAGMYSAMPYAIAQVVMEIPYVFVQASYYTLIVYAMMGFQWTVTKFFWFFFVSYFSFLYFTYYGMMTVSISPNHEVAAIFAAAFYSLFNLFSGFFIPRPKIPKWWIWYYWICPLAWTVYGLIATQYGDLEETISVPGQSNQTISYYITHHFGYHRSFMAVVAPVLVLFAVFFAFMYALCLKKLSFQQR